A part of Mustela erminea isolate mMusErm1 chromosome 9, mMusErm1.Pri, whole genome shotgun sequence genomic DNA contains:
- the LOC116599016 gene encoding olfactory receptor 52I2-like: MLGIPNNHTMENPDTFFLVGIPGLQSSHLWLAISLSAMYVISLLGNVLIMTVIWMDFTLQEPMYCFLYILAAVDIVMASSVVPKMVSIFFSGDGSISFSACFTQMYIVHAATSVETGLLLAMAFDRYIAICKPLHYKRILTPQLMLVMSVAITVRAVIFMTPLSWMLSHLPFCGSNVVLHSYCEHIAVAKLSCADPMPSSLYSVIGSSIIVGSDVAFIAASYHLILQAVCGLASKNAQLKALSTCGSHVGVMALYYLPGMASIYVAWLGKDTVPLHTQVLLADLYLVIPPTLNPIIYGLRTKQIRKRTWSLLMHCLLDHSKLGS, from the coding sequence ATGCTGGGGATACCAAATAACCACACAATGGAAAACCCTGACACCTTCTTCCTTGTGGGCATCCCAGGTTTGCAGTCTTCACATCTTTGGCTGGCTATTTCACTGAGTGCCATGTATGTCATCTCTCTGTTAGGAAACGTACTCATAATGACTGTAATCTGGATGGATTTCACTTTACAAGAGCCCATGTATTGCTTTCTGTATATTCTGGCTGCTGTGGACATTGTTATGGCCTCCTCTGTGGTACCCAAGATGGTGAGCATCTTCTTCTCAGGAGACGGTTCCATTAGCTTTAGTGCTTGTTTCACTCAGATGTATATTGTCCATGCAGCCACATCTGTGGAGACAGGGCTATTGCTGGCCATGGCTTTTGACCGCTATATAGCCATCTGTAAGCCCCTACACTACAAGAGAATTCTCACACCTCAATTGATGCTGGTAATGAGTGTGGCCATCACTGTCAGAGCTGTCATATTTATGACTCCATTGAGTTGGATGTTAAGTCATCTGCCTTTCTGTGGCTCCAATGTGGTTCTCCATTCCTACTGTGAGCACATAGCTGTAGCCAAGTTGTCATGTGCTGACCCTATGCCCAGTAGTCTCTACAGTGTGATTGGTTCATCCATTATTGTGGGTTCTGATGTGGCCTTCATTGCTGCCTCCTATCACCTGATTCTCCAGGCAGTATGTGGTCTCGCCTCAAAGAATGCTCAGCTGAAAGCATTAAGCACATGTGGCTCTCATGTGGGGGTTATGGCTCTGTACTACCTACCTGGGATGGCATCCATCTACGTGGCCTGGCTAGGGAAGGATACAGTGCCCCTCCACACTCAAGTGCTGTTAGCTGATTTGTACCTGGTCATCCCACCCACCTTAAATCCCATCATTTATGGCCTGAGGACCAAACAAATACGGAAGCGAACATGGAGTTTGCTAATGCACTGCCTCTTAGACCACTCCAAACTGGGTTCATAA
- the TRIM68 gene encoding E3 ubiquitin-protein ligase TRIM68, protein MDPAALVEAMVEEVACPICMTFLREPVSIDCGHSFCHGCLSGLWEVPGESQNWGYTCPLCRAPVQPRNLRPNWQLANVVEKVRLLGLHPGMGLKGDVCELHKEQLKMFCKEDGLIVCEACSQSPEHEAHSVVPMEDVTWEYKWKLHEALEHLRKEQDEAWKLEVGERKRTATWKIQVETRKQSIMWEFEKYRRLLKKTQPPGRRLEVEAAAALASLEQEEAETVQKLEQNHNELVQQSQVLWRMIAELEERSQRPVRWMLQGIQEVLNRSKSWSLRRPEPVSLELKTDCRVLGLREILKTYAADVRLDPDTAYSRLIVSEDRKCVRYGDTKQKLPDNPERFYRYNIVLGSQCISSGRHYWEVEVGDRSEWGLGVCKENVDRKEVVYLSPHYGFWVIRLRKGNEYRAGTDEYPLLSLPVPPRRVGVFLDYEAHDISFYNVTDNGSHIFTFPHYPFPGRLLPYFSPCYSIGANNTAPLAICSLDGED, encoded by the exons ATGGATCCTGCAGCATTGGTGGAAGCCATGGTGGAAGAAGTGGCCTGTCCTATCTGCATGACCTTCCTGAGGGAGCCTGTGAGCATCGACTGTGGCCACAGCTTCTGCCATGGCTGTCTCTCTGGACTGTGGGAGGTCCCAGGAGAATCCCAGAACTGGGGTTACACCTGTCCCCTCTGCCGGGCTCCGGTCCAGCCAAGGAACCTGCGACCCAATTGGCAGCTGGCCAATGTTGTAGAAAAAGTTCGTCTGCTGGGGCTGCATCCAGGAATGGGACTGAAGGGTGATGTGTGTGAGCTCCATAAGGAACAGCTAAAGATGTTCTGCAAAGAGGATGGACTGATCGTTTGTGAGGCCTGCAGCCAATCTCCTGAGCATGAGGCCCACAGTGTCGTACCCATGGAGGATGTCACCTGGGAATATAAG TGGAAACTCCACGAGGCTCTGGAGCATCTGAGGAAAGAGCAAGATGAGGCCTGGAAGCTGGAAGTTGGTGAGAGGAAACGAACTGCCACCTGGAAG ATACAGGTGGAAACCCGAAAGCAGAGTATCATGTGGGAGTTTGAGAAATACCGGCGATTACTAAAAAAAACACAGCCTCCAGGTCGGCGGCTGGAGGTGGAAGCAGCCGCAGCTCTGGCCAGCCTAGAGCAGGAAGAGGCGGAGACTGTGCAAAAACTGGAGCAGAATCATAATGAGCTCGTCCAGCAGAGCCAGGTGCTGTGGAGGATGATTGCAGAACTGGAAGAGAGGTCTCAGAGGCCTGTCCGCTGGATGCTGCAG GGTATTCAGGAAGTCTTAAACAG GAGCAAGTCTTGGAGTCTGCGGAGGCCAGAACCAGTCTCCCTGGAGCTAAAGACAGACTGTCGTGTGCTGGGGCTAAGAGAGATTTTGAAGACCTATGCAG CTGACGTGCGCCTGGATCCAGACACCGCCTATTCTCGTCTCATTGTGTCTGAGGACAGAAAATGCGTGCGCTATGGAGACACGAAGCAGAAACTGCCTGACAATCCTGAGAGATTTTACCGCTACAATATCGTCCTGGGAAGCCAGTGCATCTCCTCAGGCCGGCACTACTGGGAGGTGGAAGTGGGAGACAGGTCGGAATGGGGCTTGGGAGTGTGTAAGGAAAATGTAGACCGGAAGGAGGTGGTCTATTTATCCCCCCACTATGGATTCTGGGTGATCAGGCTGCGGAAGGGAAATGAGTACCGAGCAGGCACCGATGAATACCCACTCCTGTCCTTGCCTGTCCCTCCCCGCCGGGTGGGGGTCTTCCTGGATTATGAGGCCCATGATATCTCTTTCTACAATGTGACTGACAATGGCTCCCATATTTTCACTTTCCCCCACTATCCCTTCCCCGGGCGTCTCCTGCCCTACTTTAGTCCTTGCTACAGCATTGGAGCGAACAACACGGCTCCTCTGGCCATCTGCTCCCTAGACGGGGAGGACTAA
- the LOC116599749 gene encoding AN1-type zinc finger protein 5-like: MVTSRPPEGGAGPADSRTADGCGRKKRPVAESERGDSRLPPPSAPGGTSTRSSHRSTYRPWKMKAPKRPVPLLPQGSQAPPTGPEPMSGGQGPFAGSHAAGVFTVKGLRSHSHVSGRSVGSRTRPLEPSLSRGPADSRPTGHTQSHASALTTERALFLPASSQVDSASADKAVPETEDLQASVSDMARPPSEEQSKALEKPKQKYNHCFMYRKKVQLTGFQCWCGNAQWGVQRDSSVHSCSYKADAVEKTRKEHPVVVAEKIQRISTSAGIQNPLIICNLKIDLRFFPPVIRNVEQCILHRHFNHACYQKNRCCFCFKNDS, encoded by the exons ATGGTAACCTCCCGGCCACCAGAAGGCGGAGCAGGGCCCGCGGACAGCCGGACAGCCGACGGGTGCGGACGGAAGAAA CGCCCCGTGGCGGAAAGCGAACGTGGAGACTCCCGGTTGCCACCGCCGAGCGCTCCCGGCGGCACAAGCACCCGGTCAAGCCACCGCAGCACTTACCGCCCGTGGAAGATGAAGGCCCCTAAACGCCCGGTTCCTCTGCTCCCGCAGGGCTCCCAGGCCCCGCCCACAGGCCCGGAGCCAATGAGCGGCGGACAGGGCCCGTTCGCCGGATCGCACGCCGCCGGCGTCTTT ACTGTGAAGGGGCTCAGGAGTCATTCCCACGTTAGTGGGAGGAGTGTCGGCTCCCGAACGAGACCGCTGGAGCCCAGCCTTAGCAGAGGCCCCGCTGACTCTCGACCCACGGGACACACTCAGTCTCACGCTTCTGCTCTGACGACAGAGCGAGCCTTGTTCCTTCCAG CATCTTCCCAGGTGGACAGTGCATCTGCGGACAAAGCAGTACCTGAAACAGAAGACCTACAGGCATCAGTGTCAGATATGGCAAGGCCACCATCTGAAGAGCAAAGTAAGGCTcttgaaaaaccaaaacaaaaatataatcactGTTTCATGTATAGGAAGAAAGTGCAACTTACTGGGTTTCAATGCTGGTGTGGAAATGCTCAGTGGGGCGTACAACGTGACTCCAGTGTACACAGTTGCTCTTACAAAGCTGATGCTGtggagaaaaccagaaaagaacatCCAGTAGTTGTTGCTGAAAAGATCCAGAGGATTTCAACTTCTGCTGGAATACAAAATCCTTTGATCATCTGCAATCTAAAAATTGACTTAAGGTTTTTTCCCCCGGTCATTAGGAATGTAGAGCAGTGTATcttgcatagacattttaatcATGCATGTTATCAGAAGAATagatgttgtttttgttttaaaaatgactctTGA